The following are from one region of the Pectinophora gossypiella unplaced genomic scaffold, ilPecGoss1.1 Pgos_59, whole genome shotgun sequence genome:
- the LOC126381522 gene encoding piggyBac transposable element-derived protein 3-like → MAVHVVDARGKKKKLTSEYLLELIGDGNESEIEDLGDEETHEEESIDAVPDRVAGLSYSDDESSNSEQEDETINIQGPERIPSRPNAVCAGSQRGRKVSQSARGVSQRKRGVSQRGRTVIRGHHLSDRSSSASSTSRDTSQYSKRQRTSRNNQLPDSADNPPRSDLAQSEVAQRDRDPSRRRLWKCIPFEQKEHTFPSREQQTIRTPLEYFQDYFDDAFYEKAAFCTNNYHLRKTGRLLHTSAVEMKKFLGVHFIMGCIPYPRIHMYWRKEMRLALVADVIPRDRLKLLRTSFHVVEEEVAPVGNKNSLWKVQPVLNQVKNACNKIERQPGYYSIDEQMIPFCGVCPKGLRQVIKSKPRPTGLKAFVATTNDGLMLDFEVYQGAQSTFTDKSLGVGASVILHLSKSIPPGSCIYFDRYFTSIPLLENLSQNGLHGTGTVMMNRIPDRKHITFKKDREMNRGDSEQFVNNGLVVVHWMDNKSVLAASNCTSADNHVFVKRWDKKRNAFIDVKQPLIIANYNRNMGGVDVLDQSIEYYRTFMKTRKWTLKVILHFFDLAVANAWRLHKIHSETARIHRGQVFDLLQFKLQVADGLTNTPDRPRPEQDADENMEGIEVQAPENDDPNILAKRYRPSNVPSEAKRHDGYEHFPVFDEIENPRSCRMEGCSSRSKIRCEKCNVYLCLNRKGNCFTLFHKQ, encoded by the exons ATGGCGGTGCACGTGGTCGACGCGCGTGGGAAAA aaaAAAAATTAACCTCAGAGTACTTACTTGAGTTGATAGGAGATGGGAACGAGTCTGAGATAGAAGATCTAGGAGATGAAGAAACTCATGAAGAGGAAAGCATTGATGCTGTACCAGATCGGGTGGCGGGCCTGTCGTATTCTGATGACGAAAGTTCTAACAGCGAGCAAGAAGATGAAACTATCAACATTCAGGGACCTGAAAGAATACCTTCTAGGCCGAATGCAGTATGTGCTGGATCTCAACGTGGTCGCAAAGTTTCACAAAGTGCTCGAGGGGTTTCGCAACGAAAGCGTGGTGTTTCTCAACGTGGCCGCACTGTAATTCGCGGACATCATCTATCTGACCGTTCTTCAAGCGCATCGAGCACATCTCGTGACACTTCTCAGTACAGCAAGAGGCAACGCACTAGTAGAAATAATCAGCTGCCTGACTCAGCTGATAATCCGCCACGCAGTGATCTCGCTCAGTCCGAGGTTGCTCAACGTGACAGGGATCCGTCTAGGCGAAGGCTATGGAAATGTATTCCGTTTGAACAAAAAGAACACACTTTTCCGTCACGAGAACAACAGACCATCAGAACGCCTTTAGAGTACTTTCAGGACTATTTTGACGATGCATTTTATGAAAAAGCTGCTTTCTGTACGAATAACTATCATTTAAGGAAAACAGGGAGGCTTTTACATACCAGTGCTGTAGAAATGAAGAAGTTCCTCGGTGTACATTTTATAATGGGTTGTATACCTTACCCACGGATCCATATGTATTGGAGGAAAGAAATGAGACTGGCTTTAGTAGCAGATGTTATTCCAAGAGATCGACTAAAGCTGTTGCGCACAAGTTTTCATGTAGTGGAAGAGGAAGTCGCCCCGGTGGGTAACAAAAACAGTCTATGGAAAGTACAACCGGTATTGAATCAGGTAAAAAACGCATGTAACAAAATAGAACGGCAACCAGGTTACTATTCCATAGATGAGCAGATGATCCCTTTCTGCGGCGTGTGCCCAAAAGGTTTACGCCAAGTCATAAAGTCGAAGCCTCGACCCACCGGATTGAAAGCCTTTGTTGCCACAACGAACGATGGTCTAATGCTTGACTTTGAAGTCTATCAAGGAGCTCAATCTACATTTACTGATAAATCGCTGGGTGTGGGTGCATCAGTTATCTTACATCTTTCTAAATCCATTCCCCCAGGAAGTTGCATTTACTTCGATCGGTATTTCACGTCCATACCTCTCTTGGAAAATTTGTCTCAAAACGGCTTACACGGCACAGGAACGGTGATGATGAATAGAATACCTGACAGAAAACACATAACTTTTAAAAAGGATCGTGAAATGAACCGAGGAGATTCAGAACAGTTCGTAAATAATGGGTTGGTAGTTGTGCACTGGATGGACAATAAATCAGTTTTAGCGGCGTCCAATTGCACCTCGGCTGACAACCATGTATTCGTGAAACGATGGGACAAAAAGAGGAATGCATTTATAGACGTCAAGCAACCCCTTATCATTGCTAATTATAACCGGAACATGGGAGGAGTTGACGTCCTCGACCAATCAATCGAATATTATCGAACCTTCATGAAGACCCGGAAGTGGACGTTGAAGGTCATCTTACATTTTTTTGATCTCGCAGTCGCAAATGCTTGGcgtttacataaaatacactctGAGACGGCTCGCATACATAGAGGTCAAGTCTTTGACTTGCTTCAATTCAAATTGCAAGTAGCTGATGGCCTTACAAACACACCTGATCGTCCGAGACCAGAACAAGATGCTGACGAAAACATGGAAGGGATAGAGGTCCAAGCTCCAGAAAATGACGACCCAAATATTCTAGCGAAGAGATACCGTCCATCGAATGTACCTTCAGAGGCGAAACGTCATGACGGTTACGAACATTTTCCGGTTTTTGACGAGATCGAAAACCCTCGTTCCTGTAGAATGGAAGGTTGTTCAAGCCGATCCAAGATAAGATGTGAAAAATGCAACGTGTACCTTTGTCTTAACAGAAAAGGCAACTGTTTCACGTTATTTCATAAGCAATAA
- the LOC126381527 gene encoding TRIO and F-actin-binding protein-like gives MSRDEPRRAEPSRDEPRRAETSRDEPSRAEPSRAEPSRAGSAAGERAGSAAGERRRFTRRHNERHSQRRRGEGQEVRRSSAAKGIERSLAATRCVCRDTSELNSYVNTFGTATTKNTFHSSKRGPNGSNLVDNWRRACWSSSRRRTPRQPAGPWAE, from the exons atgagccgagacgagccgagacgagccgagccgagccgagacgagccgagacgagccgaaacgagccgagacgagccgagccgagccgagccgagccgagccgagccgagccgagccgggagcgcagccggagagagagccgggagtgcagccggagagagacgtcgcttcacgcgtcggcacaacgagcgacacagccaacgacgtcgcggcgaagggcaggaggtgcgacgttcgtcggcagctaagggaatagaaag ATCACTGGCTGCAACCCGCTGcgtctgccgagataccagcgAGTTGAACAGCTACGTCAACACTTTTGGAACCGCTACTACAAAGAATACATTTCACAGCTCCAAACGCGGTCCAAATGGCAGCAATCTCGTGGACAACTGGAGGAGGGCATGCTGGTCGTCGTCAAGGAGGAGGACGCCCCGCCAGCCCGCTGGACCCTGGGCAGAATAA